aaaattgaatgaaaaaaatattttttttaaaaagtatataattgcaaaagtttttatattttaaaatttatattatttaaaataaaataaaatatttattatatttcattatttaaaataaaataaaattaatatgctTTAAAGACTTTTtcctaatttaaattttattgtttaacgAGTCAATGAAAAGTCTTCATTATTGTAATcaatgcattttattttaaaaaatatttaatgtgtaTGTCAAATGGAaggttttttcattatttacatACTACTTCCTCgtcaagaaatataataatttttgtttattttaataaaatagttgttGCATTTTATATTGTAcctccttttcttttcactcCATAATAAATAcaagtataaattaattaaatattaagagagaagtaaaattataattgataaaaaaagtaattaatcaatattaaactttataaatgaaaaataaaaaaaaaacaaatcttccaaaaatacaacaattaaaaagaaatggaTGTAGTACAATTTATGAAGTCTTCAATGTTGCAATTAATGTAATTAAGTCACCACAATAATGAAGGTAAAATAAATGTATCTACAATTACTTGCATTACAATATtgcaataattatttaattgtatGTCAAATAGGAGAACTtcaattaatgaattaattacaataattaattgcAATATTGTCCTATGTTAAagataaaatacattaatttcaattatttaatgcatttactatttcaataaatgtttttaacaaaaaaaaagtttttccaATATTTTAGTCTAAATACTCTTTTCATccctaattataaaatatttttaaaaaatttgtttattcctttttatataatatcattttgtaaattttatatgcaataattattttttttcatatccaaatattaatgaaaaacaaataagtggatagaaagagaagaaaaagatacttataaaattaaagtacaaataattaacaaatttaattcaataatcATTTTTGGTACGGAACGTGAATTAGTTGAAAGAATATTATAATTGGGGACagagaaagtataaaaaaaaacacgtcACACTAACTAACTAAGAAAGTTAGTTAATCACATTTAATTacattagttttaattaaaatgaaatttttttccaacttacttttcatgaaatttggtataaggaaaagaaagagtaaTTGAAACTAACATCTCAACCAAAAGAAAGGTATTTTAGAGATAGTAACATTAAATAAggtaatgttaaaattttcttatatttgagaccaatatatatatatatatatatatatatatatatatatatattcttatatttAACAAGAAAGGGAGTACTATACTAcaataaacatgtttttttaccATTATTTGTATTGAGTCACCcacttgttaatttattaataatattaaatgtgtgtaataaatgaatatttaatgcttaaaacatgaaataataaatatttcaaatactttaacgtatgtattaaatattttatatttactcataatcaatgttttttccttttttcaatACTTGATTATCACACGCGTCACCAAAATCAAACATCATCACACAAAATCACATCTCTAAATTTAGACCATTTGATGGAATGAAAACACTTTGTTCTCTCAACGCGCCTTAGACGCGTGTGCACAAATACCCCTTAGTCACACTCACATCTATTTAATGGCACATTCAAACTCAACACTACACACAAATATCAGACTCTTTGATTTTGTAagcacttgtttttctttcgcagtgtttttttcatttgtttcacTTTTCGAATTTTGTCATGGAGTTCAAATATCGTGATGGTCAGATCCAAAGGACACCATCACCATTGCGGCGCCCTCTTCCTTCCAACTCCTATGTCTCCAATCGCCCATTACATGGTAACACTTTTCTAATCTTTATGTTCCTTTCATCAATAGAcccatttgtttttttgtttaaaatacaaaactttTGTCACCAATTCATTCTATTAACAATCCAATTTGCAGGGTGTGACTTTGCATCAGGTGGCTTTCCCAGCAATGTTTCAGCGCCTAGAGTTTTCCCAATGGCCATGCCGATCAATGTCAATGAAGTGTTCCAACGAGAGttggagaaagagaaaatatggCGAGAGCTAGAGAAGGAAGAAATAAGGAGAGAAATCATTGCTCGTGAGATGGCTTTTGCACAACGACGAGAGCTGGAAGACGAAGTGAGAAAGGAAATAGAATTGGAGAGAACATCTAGAATGTCGATGCAAAGATCAGAGGGGATTGCATTTCGAGAACCAAATTCAGTGTCTATTATTCAGAGTTCGTCGAATAACATTACCATGTTTGGTGGGCGACAATTCCATTTAGCGTCCCAAGCTTCTATGAAAATTCACATGGATAATATCCAAATTGATAACAAACAAGCTTCTAATAACAAGGATAAAGTGATTATACTGGTTAGTGTATAGTCTTATGTTTAATTTAGCCttcatttttgtctttattattgttttcaattttgattttcttttcctacTTCTTCTTTAGTGTTATTTGGTCTATGAAAAGGTATTGTTCTTTTCATTCTTGACTAAAAAAGTGTCACCTTATTTGAGAATGTCTCTtgaatatgtatgtatgtattatcTTGAAGCCTTAATTTGGCTAGTAAGCattaatgattttgtttatccCATTGCAGAATAAACCAGATGATCATTCTGGTGAAAAGCGCAAAGCAGTGACACTTGCAATTGATGATAATGAGAGTGTACAGAAGAAAGTCAAGAAGGCCTGGAATTGCGAGTTGTGTCAAATTTCTGCAACAAGTGAGAAAGCCTTGAATGATCATATTCAAGGGAAAAAACATAAGGCTAACAAAGAATCCACTATAACTCAGAAAATAGGtaagagaaagaaaacaactttaacattgaagaaaaagtaAACATTGTGTGAAATGTACTAAAGTCATTATTGTCATGAATTCAGGGTTGGATTCAAGACCACAAGGCCAAACACTTCATCCTTGCTTAACCCCCATGGACACATGCAAATTGGAATCTAAAGAAAAGGGTCAGGCTGTCCAAAAGAGCAAAGGTTTAGGTGGTTTGGACAACCATAATGAAACAACTATTAGTAAACAAGCACCGGAAACAAGCGCACCGCTTAAAgggaagaaatttaaattttggtgCGAGTTTTGTCAAGTTCAAACTCAATCAGAAATTGTGATGCAAAGCCATAAGAATGGAAAAAAACACTTGGCAAATATGAAGAAATTTAACCACAACAATGGTGGTGTTGCAAATTCTGGATGACAATACAACCCATGTTATATGTTGTGTAGTGCGTAGattcataaatatatttctttcaattattaatGTGCTATTTTTTATATGCTTTTAAGAGTTATGATTATAGAGTGTTATATGAGGAGCCCATTTAACCTGGTGTGAAAAAAGCTTGAGGCATATATTGCATCTTTATTTAAATGTACACCCCTGAAATTCAAGAGATAAATTAAAGATGaagaaacaaatattattttgaaaataaaagcacttcTAAATTCTCCCAAGAAACATAACTAAATGATTTGACTCTATTATCTTTCGCACATGCTCATTTATAAATAGTAAACATATTAGgatgtttatttttctattgaGCATCAATGCTATGCGAGTGATAAATTCATGTTAAACATCTATTTGAGGCcttgaaataaaaaatcaaacacaatcatagGAAAAGatcataaaaattgaagtctgTAAAttatttctgttttgctttacttaaaagttattttttaattaaaaataaaaaaaatagttttaaagaaaaattaaagactggttattaattttcttcttttagctcgaaaaatcattttaattaaaaaattgtctgataattttttttttaaaaatggttttgtgtaaaactaattatttgatttaatgaaaaagtatatttataaaataaaaaatattgtataaattatttaattttctataaaatttagtaatgataaaaaattaatttatataaaattaatttgattaaaagttattttaataatatgaaaataataaaaatttcaaaagtgaCTTTTTAAATGAAATCGAAAGTCGAAGTTTATAAACCAACTTTTTTTCTAGGAGATTGGTTATTTTTCATGTTActaagaaaatttataaatataaaaccatTGAAAATATTAGAGAGCattgatttattaaaaagaaaaagggaaaaaaagtaaTAAGTCCTTTAAAAGAATGTAAAATCCACATGGCAAGAGTCCAAGACCGTCACCAAAAAGCAGCCAGATAGAAAAGATAAACTTTTTCaagctctttttattttatttctttattataaacaaagtccttttccttttaccaatttttGTAAAAACTTTGATCTAAATTCTCCTTAAAAAGacggaaaaaataaatagaccAAAAATCATCTAATTGCAATATTTTTTCGAaggttcattttcttttcttctcaattAGTTAACATGAATAAACGAACTACAAGCCCAAAAAACTCTTTTCCTACCTATTATATTTTCTTGCAAAGTTAAGCTTGAGCATGAATCAAGATTAACTTGCATGCACTTGCTTTATAGGATGCAAAATATACTCTATGTTCGAtttgatgtttttcttttaaaaacaatcaTAATCTCTCGATTCAAGATTTAATGACACttaaaatttttcatttcttctcAAAAGTATATAATCAAATTCAGATCATCtcacactcaaaattgaaattgagtgtAGATGATTTGATATTTGGACGTTAAtatccaaacataaaaaataaaataaacattagaaATTGGGGAATGTAAAGATTTCCTGGCTTAAGCAGCCCAAGTGACCAACCATGTGCTTAGAACTCTGGCCACCAATTTCTTAGGCAACTTCTACATAATAGACATTTAACAACTCCTTTGTCGTGGCGCCCAAACTCTCAACATATATGCTAACCTTAAATTCTGGTCAGGtagatagtatttttttatacatagatTTCTTCTAAATGGCTGATGAGTTAGGTTGAGACATTATACAATAGAAAATGCAAACGGAGAATCTTATGTTTACATAgtttaaatactaaaaataaacGTTGCTAAGTGAACTAATGAATATGGATAGACATCAACGAACAAAATCAACCGACCCTAAGTCCCAAACCTTCAAAACCAGCCACAAAGAACAAGAAACTAAGGCCACCATCTCAAACGCACAATGGAAATCCAGTTTTGTACAACTTTTTACCATGCAAAAGATAAATCAATCAAGCAACTTGTGAGGAAGATATATGATGATTTAGGGGAATAGAAATTCTCCacttcatataatatatatattgaacaTATGATTCTATAAggtatattttatctttacaaAGTAAAACATAAAACTAGAAATGGTTAAAAATCTGTCGCATACTATCAAGGCAGAATACACGTTCTGAAAGGGTATAGATTCAGTCTACTGTACTTTATATATAGATCAAACCCTCAAAGCCACCTGGTCTTGCCATGAAATCTTCCTCTTCCCTGCCCTATTTGATCCATCCCCAACACTTCTACAGGCAGCCGAGAGCTTGATGTCGCTGTGCTGCTCGTCAGTCGCAACTCTTTGTGTACTTCTCTTTGGTTCTTCAATCCTCATGGCCTCACTGTTCCCCTGCAATTCCTCCTCTTCTCTCTGCATGGGACCAAAATGGAAGGAAACTATGAGTCTACTTGAATCAAAAACATAAACAAGGAttcatgacacaaatgcatGTGTAACTCTCATTACCGAAATCTGGTTCAAGTCGAAAAATGGAGTTACACTCTTCTTTGTGGCTTCCTTGCCGCTGTGAATCCTTTCTTTGTGATTCAACTCAAACACTGGTGGAGCAGAACCGTTAAAGGAAGCATCTTTTTTACTAGAACTCCTAGCATTAAGGTTTAGATCAAACAAGTGGCCAGTTTTTTTCAATGGGGCTTCAGCCACATtggaaatccttccatttgagTTCAAATGAGATGTGGGGTGGGGTCGCAGAGTAGGCTCCTTCCTGCTGTAATTCTTTCCCTTCGAGATGATGGGTGCTTGCAATTTGAGCTTTTGTGGCTTTACAACTTGCTTTGGATGAGGCTTTAGAATAGGGTGTTTTAGCAAGTAATTGTAACGTTGCCTCAAAAATCTGCAGTTTACAAGAGAGACAGTGGTGAGGATAACAGTAAACTGCAAACTATGAAAATCAACTACTACTATGAGGCATGAAACACTACCTAACTTCATCTTCCAGCATCAACTTTTTCTGCCTCGTAGCCTGCAATTTCCTTCTCATGGCTTCTGTTTCCTGAGCATATTAGAAATACAAATTCCATGAGAACAATTTCTCCAAAAAATGTTGGACAAAACCTTTGAAACAAGACTTGGCGTGATGAACATAGACAGACAAACACACTACCAAAATTATTTTGACGAAACTTAGGGAAAGTGAGCCGCCATGAAAAGAAGACtaataattaagtattatttCATATTGAGCTCAtgattagataaaataaaaaacccaaTGGAAAATACgatttgaaacaaaatatacaaAGGCAACAAAGCTAATTAGCACAaggacccatgaatgtcatggGAAAAGTGAGCCGTCAGAAAAAAGAGAgactaattaacaattaaacattATTCAGTTGTTTATGATTGAAATAGTTCAAACAACCTATGGAAAATATGATACCTAAACCAGAAAAAAGCGTATAAAGCTAATCAGCATAAAGACCCAAGAGGCTAAAACTCAAAACTATACAGAGGAAAGGCTCCGAGAAGAGCTTtactaaacataaaaaagacTAACAAAACAAGAGAACTCACATCGCAAGAGCACACTGTTATGTGACTGTAGTTTTATGTCCACAAATACTCGAGAATTTTGCAGGTAAGAATCGGAGATTTGGTTGGAgtacaaaaaaattgatttgttggAGACAAAGAAACGAAGAAATTAGACACGCAAAGAGATGTGAACAAATACCCACAAAGATGAACATAAAACCCACCATCCCATCAGATCGGAACATAAACATAGGTATAATCCAAACAAAAGATCAAACAAGCATAGCAATCAAAACATAAGATCCCTTTGTCGT
This region of Glycine soja cultivar W05 chromosome 17, ASM419377v2, whole genome shotgun sequence genomic DNA includes:
- the LOC114393722 gene encoding uncharacterized protein LOC114393722 isoform X2 codes for the protein MKKMKGVVSLDPPYEVYQDQRARLRHQSLLQDYEDLHKETEAMRRKLQATRQKKLMLEDEVRFLRQRYNYLLKHPILKPHPKQVVKPQKLKLQAPIISKGKNYSRKEPTLRPHPTSHLNSNGRISNVAEAPLKKTGHLFDLNLNARSSSKKDASFNGSAPPVFELNHKERIHSGKEATKKSVTPFFDLNQISREEEELQGNSEAMRIEEPKRSTQRVATDEQHSDIKLSAACRSVGDGSNRAGKRKISWQDQVALRV
- the LOC114393722 gene encoding uncharacterized protein LOC114393722 isoform X1 translates to MKKMKGVVSLDPPYEVYQDQRARLRHQSLLQDYEDLHKETEAMRRKLQATRQKKLMLEDEVRFLRQRYNYLLKHPILKPHPKQVVKPQKLKLQAPIISKGKNYSRKEPTLRPHPTSHLNSNGRISNVAEAPLKKTGHLFDLNLNARSSSKKDASFNGSAPPVFELNHKERIHSGKEATKKSVTPFFDLNQISREEEELQGNSEAMRIEEPKRSTQRVATDEQHSDIKLSAACRSVGDGSNRAGKRKISWQDQVALRV
- the LOC114393721 gene encoding uncharacterized protein LOC114393721; the protein is MEFKYRDGQIQRTPSPLRRPLPSNSYVSNRPLHGCDFASGGFPSNVSAPRVFPMAMPINVNEVFQRELEKEKIWRELEKEEIRREIIAREMAFAQRRELEDEVRKEIELERTSRMSMQRSEGIAFREPNSVSIIQSSSNNITMFGGRQFHLASQASMKIHMDNIQIDNKQASNNKDKVIILNKPDDHSGEKRKAVTLAIDDNESVQKKVKKAWNCELCQISATSEKALNDHIQGKKHKANKESTITQKIGLDSRPQGQTLHPCLTPMDTCKLESKEKGQAVQKSKGLGGLDNHNETTISKQAPETSAPLKGKKFKFWCEFCQVQTQSEIVMQSHKNGKKHLANMKKFNHNNGGVANSG